The genome window GACGGCGCCCCGCTCGATCAGATCGACGATCGCCGTCTCGATCAGGGCGTCGGGCTCCTGAATCGTGTCCAGCAAGCGTGAGACCTTCATCCCGACGCCGGCGCGGTCGAGGATCTGGCGCTCGATCTTGGACAGGAGCGGGTCCTCCAGGTCGACCTTGTGATGCTCCACGCGGAGCCCCGCGTTCCCGGGCACCTCGGGGCCGGAGGCGGAGCGCGTCTCGTCGATGAAGCGCGCGGTCTCGAGCAGCGCCGCTTCGATCGGCAGACCCAGAGCGGGCGCGTCCTCTTCCGGCTCCAGATTCGCGTGGAACTCGAAGTTTCCGTTCTTCCATGCGGCCATCCGGACCAGCGCCTTCAAGCCGATCGCGGCGCCCATCTGAGCGGACGTGATCACGCCGCTCGCCACGTGGACGACGCCGACCTCCCCACGGTTCAGCAGGGTGAAGCGACCGCAGGGAACGCACTGCCCGAAGCTGAGGATGAGGTCGTTGAGACCGAGCGTGTCGATCGAGCCCGTGATGCCACCGAGTCGGCGCGCGTGCTCGCTGGCCTTGACCTGGTTCAGGTACGCGATGGTCTCGTCCTCCTCCTCTGCAGGGACGGCGAACTGGATGCCGAGTCCGCGCACCCGACCGTCGTCGGCGACGTCGTGCCGCGCGATGAGGCCCGGGACGCTGCGTGATTCCCCCGACGTGGGATGCACGATCGCGACCACGACTTCCTGACCCACGGGCGGCGGGTCGGACTCGATCGCGACGAGGACGCCCGCGAGACTCAGGTTGCGCGTTCGCCCTTCGATCTCGGCGACACCCGGCACCCGGACGCGGGCGCGCACGTGGGCCACGGAGCGAGCGGCATGGCGCTGCCCCTGCCCCGCGGCGACTTCATCGACGAGTGGCTGATCGAGGGCCTGCTCGATCACGCGGCGGATCTCGAGCGGAGGGTCGCTCATCTCGAGCGCCACGCCGGCGCGGCCGCCGTTGCGTTCGAACTCGATCGGAATCGTCTGGACCACCCGCCCCTCGAGCTCGAGGGTTCGATCGACGAAGGGGAGCTCGACGAAGACGAGCACCGGCTCGCCGTAGAGCAGCTCGAGAGGCCCCGGGATGAAGAGGCCCCCGTTCACGAGATTGGCTTCGTACTCGCGCTCGAGCGCCTCACGGCTCTCGAACGCGACGCGCAGCACCCGGAACGCCTGGCTCACATCCACTCCCCGCCCGAAGGCGACCGGCGGCACAGCCGGCCCACTCCGGATCGGCCGAACGGCCCCGCAGCAATACCCGAGAGGGCGTCCGGGAGAACCCCGAGCAACGAGCCCTTCCCGCGTGGGCCGCCCGGGCGAACCGGCCGCTAGAGGAGCAGCGAGATCGGATCGGCCAGGACCCGCGCGAGCCGTGAGGTGAAACGGACGGCGTCCGCGCCATCGATGACCCGGTGGTCGTAGGAGAGCGAGAAGGGGAGTGTGATCCGAGGCACGAACCGGCCGGCGCCCTCGCCCATCGGCGACGCTCCGTCGTCCATCGGGTCGAGCGGCGAAGGTCCTTCCCAGACCGGCGTGATCCGGGTCTTGGACAAGCCGAGGATCGCCACCTCCGGCGCGTTCACGATCGGCGAGAAATGGCCCCCGCCGATCCCACCGAGACTCGAGATCGTGAAGCAGGCTCCCGACAGGTCGTCCGGTGTGAGCTTGCGCGCCCGCGCCCGCTCGGCGGCGTCGGCGACTTCTTCCGCGAGATCGAACACGCCCTTGCGATCCACGTCGCGGATCACCGGGACGACGAGTCCCTGATCCGTATCGACGGCGACCCCGAGGTGGTAGTAGTCCTTCACGATCAGCTGATCGCCCTCGGGCGAGAGCGACGATCGGAACTTCGGGAAGTCGCGGAGCACGACGACCACGGCCTTCATCACGAGCACGAGTGGCGAGAGACGC of bacterium contains these proteins:
- a CDS encoding PilZ domain-containing protein; its protein translation is MSQAFRVLRVAFESREALEREYEANLVNGGLFIPGPLELLYGEPVLVFVELPFVDRTLELEGRVVQTIPIEFERNGGRAGVALEMSDPPLEIRRVIEQALDQPLVDEVAAGQGQRHAARSVAHVRARVRVPGVAEIEGRTRNLSLAGVLVAIESDPPPVGQEVVVAIVHPTSGESRSVPGLIARHDVADDGRVRGLGIQFAVPAEEEDETIAYLNQVKASEHARRLGGITGSIDTLGLNDLILSFGQCVPCGRFTLLNRGEVGVVHVASGVITSAQMGAAIGLKALVRMAAWKNGNFEFHANLEPEEDAPALGLPIEAALLETARFIDETRSASGPEVPGNAGLRVEHHKVDLEDPLLSKIERQILDRAGVGMKVSRLLDTIQEPDALIETAIVDLIERGAVRLEAAA